One genomic region from Amia ocellicauda isolate fAmiCal2 chromosome 4, fAmiCal2.hap1, whole genome shotgun sequence encodes:
- the LOC136747614 gene encoding apoptosis regulator BAX, which translates to MAQSSGAEPEDEMAATGGEDTVDDRIIEQGAIVFRGYVVEAMRTDNPDVHLDSEDLGGRPQEGQDPQIKEIVQHLLVIADELNRNAELEHLIDTVEFDSAQDLFFTVARKIFDDGINWGRIVALFHFGYKLIYKAITCNHSDIIRKIIGWVLQFLRENALRWIRAQGGWEAVQAQFQSLSWHSVAIFVAGVLTGALVCWKVSS; encoded by the exons ATGGCGCAGTCCAGCGGAGCGGAGCCGGAGGACGAGATGGCCGCCACTGGAGGGGAAG ATACTGTTGATGATCGAATAATTGAACAAGGGGCCATTGTTTTCCGAGG GTATGTTGTTGAGGCGATGCGCACGGACAACCCAGATGTTCATCTGGATTCAGAGGACTTGGGAGGACGACCCCAGGAAGGACAAGATCCTCAAATTAAAGAGATCGTTCAGCATTTACTTGTAATCGCAGATGAGCTCAACAGAAATGCTGAGCTGGAACA CCTTATCGACACAGTGGAGTTTGATTCGGCGCAGGATCTGTTCTTCACTGTGGCCAGGAAGATATTTGATGACGGCATCAACTGGGGAAGAATTGTTGCTCTCTTCCATTTCGGATATAAGCTCATATACAAG GCAATCACTTGCAACCACAGTGACATCATTAGGAAAATCATCGGCTGGGTGTTACAATTCCTCAGGGAAAACGCTTTGCGCTGGATCAGAGCGCAAGGAGGCTGG GAAGCAGTCCAGGCCCAGTTCCAGAGCCTCTCGTGGCACAGCGTGGCCATCTTCGTGGCCGGGGTCCTGACCGGCGCGCTAGTGTGTTGGAAGGTGTCCTCGTGA